The DNA sequence TTAATGAAAGTGATTCTGAATTCGAATTATTATTGAAAAGATCAGAAATAGAGAATCCGTGGTTTACCATTGATAATCAGAAATTTGCTTTTCAGCAATGGGCAGATTTACTGACTGAAGAAAACCTAAAGGATTGGCTTAAAGATTATTCTGCTTCTGAAGTTTCAAAAAGAGTAGGGTTGATCTTAGCTGGAAATATTCCTTTAGTAGGATGGCATGATGTGATTTCTGTTGTGCTGAGCAATCATATTCCCGTGATCAAATTATCTTCAAAAGACAAATATGTAATTCCTTTTTTACTGGAAAAGTGGAAAGAATTCTCTGATAATGAGGTAATGTATGAATTTGTAGAAAAGTTGGAAAACTTTGATGCAGTGATTGCTACCGGAAGTAATAATACAGCAAGGTACCTGGAATACTATTTCAAGAATCATCTGAATATCATCCGTAAGAACAGAACTTCGGTTGCAGTTCTGAAAGGAGATGAAACAGAAGCTGAACTGAAGCTCTTAGCAAACGATATTTTCCAGTATTTTGGATTAGGCTGCAGAAATGTGACCAGAATCTTTATTCCTGAAGACTTTGTTATAGACAGGCTGTTTGAAAGCTTCATCGATCATAAAGATATTATCAATCATCATAAATATGCCAATAATTATGACTATAACAGAGCCGTTTATCTGTTGAATCAGGATCAATTCTGGGATAATAATTTTGTGATGCTGAAAGAAGATGATAAATTATTCAGCCCGCTTTCAGTCATTAATTTTAGCAGATATAAATCTATAGATGATGTGAGAAGCTTTTTGGCTGATAATGAAGAGAATATTCAGTGTGTAGTGGCTAAAGATGAGTTGGAATTAAACTCGATTCATTTTGGGGAAGCACAAAACCCAGGCCTGGATACTTATGCTGATAATGTGGACACGATGAAGTTTCTGGAAATAGTTTAACTTTAGACTACCAAAATTTCATGATATGAAAAAAATACTTTTAGCCATACTACTTTTCACAACATCATTTTTCTTTTCACAAGAGGTGATAGATCTAAAAGTTGAGAATGGCAAAAAAAATGAATCTAATGTAGAGATAAGTAAGGATAAGATAGGGCTATACAATGAAAAATATCTTTCGTTTATAAAGGCTTTAAAAACTCCCGCAAACCGTAAAGCAATTGATGACTTACTTTCGGAAAAAGTAAAAACGCTGGTTACAGATAAAATTCTGAAGAAACTATCAGATGGGATTGACCTTAATCGGAAAATGGAAATTTTTAAATCGGGTCATCAGACTCTTCTTGATGGAATGAGCTATCCAATGATTCAGTATAAATATTCAGATGATAAAGCTTCTGAGCCAAAAGATCTTATTACCGTTTTATTTGAAGATGACGGTAAAATAATAGGAGTGAGGCCGGTAGAGAAAAAATAAATAAATTACTTATATTTAAAGGAAATATAAATTATGATTAAAGATGTTTTAGTGGCCCAATCTACCGAGGTAGAAAAGGCTGATTTTTACAAAAAAACGTATCTGCATGTTGCGCTGTCAATTCTTGCATTTATCGGAGTGGAAACCATTTTATTGAAAACAGTTCCTGCGGAACTGATTTACATGATGTTTGCACAGAAGTATGTCTGGTTATTGATCATTGGGGTTTTCTGGCTAGCTTCTGTATTGGCCTCAAAATGGTCTCTGTCACAGAACAAATCAACTCAGTACATGGGGCTTGGTTTTTATATATTATTGGAAGCTGTTATTTTTCTGCCCCTGATTTATATTGCAATGGTTTATTCCGGGCCTAATGTTATATTCCAGGCTGCTACCTTAACTATCGCTATGTTTGCAGGAATATCTGCTGTTGCTTTTACCTCCAAAAGAGATTTTTCATTTTTAAGAAATATCATTGTCATCGGTGGATTTGTTTCCATAGGACTTATAGTAGCCGGAATGATTTTCGGATTCAATCTTGGACTTTGGTTCTCTGTGGGGATGGTCATCCTGGCTTCGGCGACTATTTTATATCAAACGAGCAAGCTTAAAGATTCATATGGTACGGATCAATATGTGGGAGCAGCTCTACAGCTTTTTGCTTCGATTATGCTTTTGTTCTGGTATATCTTAAGTATCTTAATGAGCAGAAGAAATTAAGAAAGGTAATAACAATAGTTTATAAAATAAATGATCCCGGTGAACTTTCATCAGGATTTTTAATTTGCATTTAATTTTTTGTAATTTGGAAAACACCTTAATACAAAAACTTAATTATGGAGACCAAATTTGAAGGCGGAATCAATATTGCCATAAAAATTCCAAAAAACAAATACGATCAAACGGTATCTTTTTACAAAGAGATTCTCAAGCTGGAAGTCGAGGAAAGGCCAATTACTAATCCAACTGTATCAAGAACACATGAAGTAAAGTTTGGAGGTAATACTGTTTGGCTGGACTGTGTGGATAATTATACCCATTCTGAGACGTGGTTGGAATTAAATGTACCTGATGTGGAGGCAGCAACCTCTTACCTGAAAAATAACAATGTGGAAACCTGTGATGAATTTGAAAAGATCCCGGATAATATGCATTGGATCACAGACCCTGCAGGGACGGTATTTATCGTTAAACAGAAAGATTAACAACTAGATGAATACTGAAATACCACTTAAACTAAAAAAATCCTGATGTAGTAAACATCGGGATTTTTAGTATTTAAACATCAGATAATTTAATCTTTAAATACTTGAATCTTTAAATCTTTAAATCTTTAAATAAATATTACTTATCTATAGACCCTAAAACCTTTTGTGCAAAAGAATTTAAAGCATCTTTTTCACTCATGCCATTTTGAACATTGGCATGAACTTCTAATGCTCCGCAGATATTAGTAATTAATTCTCCTGCTACATTTAAATCTTCTTCACTTGTTCCTCTGAATTCACTGAAGCTTTCAAGAACTTCTAGTGTTTTTTCAAGATTTTCAGGAGTTTGATTCTGATAAAATTGTCTGATTACGGGTAACTTCATGATTATAATTCGTTAAATAGGTTAATTAAACTTTCTGCCTGATTAGACTGAACCTGATTTACCAATTCACCATTTTTGAAGATTGCAAAAGTAGGTAGGTTATCCACTTTAGCTAATTTTCTGCTTTCCGGTAATTTTTCAGCATCTACATATAAGAATGGGATTGCATCATTTTCAGAAGCCAGTTTTTTGAACTTAGGTTTCATAATTCTGCAGTTTCCACACCATGTAGCGCCATATTGAACGACTACTTTTTCATTGTCATTTACGATATTCTGTAATGTATCTTCTGTTAACTCTGTATACATAATTGTTGTGATTTTTAATTAAAAAAATAGGGTCTGAAAAATTCAAACCCCATTGTTATTTTTAGTTTTTAGCTAAATATTCAGCGGTTGAATTTCTGTCAGCTTTCATAGCTTCTTTACCTTCTTCCCAGTTTGCAGGGCAAACTTCTCCATGCTTCTGAACGTGAGTATAAGCGTCAATTAATCTTAAATATTCTTTAACGTTTCTTCCAAGAGGCATGTCGTTTACAGACTCATGGAAAATTTTTCCAGTTTCGTCAATCAGATAAGTTGCTCTGTATGTTACGTTAGAACCTGTATAGCTTTCATTTCCTTCCTCATCATAGTCGAAATCCTGATCTACAATTCCTAAAATATTTGCTAATTGTCTGTGAGTATCAGCTAAAAGTGGGTAAGTTACTCCTTCAATCCCTCCGTTATCTTTTGCTGTGTTCAACCATGCAAAGTGTACTTCATTTGTATCACATGAAGCTCCGATTACTTTAGTGTTTCTTTTTTCGAATTCACCTAAAGCATCCTGAAAAGCGTGAAGCTCTGTAGGGCATACAAAAGTGAAATCTTTTGGATACCAGAATAAGATTACT is a window from the Chryseobacterium sp. T16E-39 genome containing:
- a CDS encoding acyl-CoA reductase gives rise to the protein MNIENQVLGLIKLSGYIRAYLAKSAEEFNESDSEFELLLKRSEIENPWFTIDNQKFAFQQWADLLTEENLKDWLKDYSASEVSKRVGLILAGNIPLVGWHDVISVVLSNHIPVIKLSSKDKYVIPFLLEKWKEFSDNEVMYEFVEKLENFDAVIATGSNNTARYLEYYFKNHLNIIRKNRTSVAVLKGDETEAELKLLANDIFQYFGLGCRNVTRIFIPEDFVIDRLFESFIDHKDIINHHKYANNYDYNRAVYLLNQDQFWDNNFVMLKEDDKLFSPLSVINFSRYKSIDDVRSFLADNEENIQCVVAKDELELNSIHFGEAQNPGLDTYADNVDTMKFLEIV
- a CDS encoding peptidylprolyl isomerase, producing the protein MKKILLAILLFTTSFFFSQEVIDLKVENGKKNESNVEISKDKIGLYNEKYLSFIKALKTPANRKAIDDLLSEKVKTLVTDKILKKLSDGIDLNRKMEIFKSGHQTLLDGMSYPMIQYKYSDDKASEPKDLITVLFEDDGKIIGVRPVEKK
- a CDS encoding Bax inhibitor-1 family protein, which codes for MIKDVLVAQSTEVEKADFYKKTYLHVALSILAFIGVETILLKTVPAELIYMMFAQKYVWLLIIGVFWLASVLASKWSLSQNKSTQYMGLGFYILLEAVIFLPLIYIAMVYSGPNVIFQAATLTIAMFAGISAVAFTSKRDFSFLRNIIVIGGFVSIGLIVAGMIFGFNLGLWFSVGMVILASATILYQTSKLKDSYGTDQYVGAALQLFASIMLLFWYILSILMSRRN
- a CDS encoding DUF6952 family protein; amino-acid sequence: MKLPVIRQFYQNQTPENLEKTLEVLESFSEFRGTSEEDLNVAGELITNICGALEVHANVQNGMSEKDALNSFAQKVLGSIDK
- a CDS encoding thioredoxin family protein, with the protein product MYTELTEDTLQNIVNDNEKVVVQYGATWCGNCRIMKPKFKKLASENDAIPFLYVDAEKLPESRKLAKVDNLPTFAIFKNGELVNQVQSNQAESLINLFNEL
- a CDS encoding peroxiredoxin; the protein is MSLVGKKFPNLTIDAMSEMGDDLRINIFEQTTKNQEKVILFWYPKDFTFVCPTELHAFQDALGEFEKRNTKVIGASCDTNEVHFAWLNTAKDNGGIEGVTYPLLADTHRQLANILGIVDQDFDYDEEGNESYTGSNVTYRATYLIDETGKIFHESVNDMPLGRNVKEYLRLIDAYTHVQKHGEVCPANWEEGKEAMKADRNSTAEYLAKN